A window from Mustela erminea isolate mMusErm1 chromosome 17, mMusErm1.Pri, whole genome shotgun sequence encodes these proteins:
- the SRP9 gene encoding signal recognition particle 9 kDa protein isoform X2, whose protein sequence is MPQYQTWEEFSRAAEKLYLADPMKARVVLKYRHSDGSLCIKVTDDLVGTLDSSSNNKQLLEMENVIAGMKTQKCEEKKIQK, encoded by the exons ATGCCGCAGTACCAGACCTGGGAGGAGTTCAGTCGCGCGGCCGAGAAACTCTATCTCGCCGACCCTATGAAG gcCCGTGTGGTTCTCAAATATAGGCATTCTGATGGGAGTTTGTGTATTAAAGTAACAGATGATTTAGTT GGGACCCTTGATTCGAGCAGCAACAACAAACAGCTCTTGGAAATGGAGAACGTGATCGCtggaatgaaaacacagaaatgtgaagagaaaaaaatacagaaatag
- the SRP9 gene encoding signal recognition particle 9 kDa protein isoform X1 — protein sequence MPQYQTWEEFSRAAEKLYLADPMKARVVLKYRHSDGSLCIKVTDDLVCLVYRTDQAQDVKKIEKFHSQLMRLMVAKESRSVAMETD from the exons ATGCCGCAGTACCAGACCTGGGAGGAGTTCAGTCGCGCGGCCGAGAAACTCTATCTCGCCGACCCTATGAAG gcCCGTGTGGTTCTCAAATATAGGCATTCTGATGGGAGTTTGTGTATTAAAGTAACAGATGATTTAGTT TGTTTGGTGTATAGAACAGACCAAGCCCAAGACGTAAAGAAGATTGAGAAATTCCACAGTCAACTAATGCGACTTATGGTAGCCAAGGAATCCCGCAGTGTTGCCATGGAAACGGACTGA